In Citrobacter sp. RHB25-C09, the following proteins share a genomic window:
- a CDS encoding YncE family protein, which produces MHFRHLFSPRLRSSVLLGSLLIASSFNVQAAEELLRKGVGKGAYEMAYSQQENALWLATSQSRKLDKGGIIYRLDPVTLEVTQTIHNDLKPFGATLNTATQTLWIGNTVNSAVTAIDAKTSEVKGRVVLDARKRSEDVRPLQPRQLVADEATNTVYITGIGKESVIWVIDGEKIALKNTIQNTGKMSTGLAIDSKAKRLYTTNADGEFITIDTTTNKILSRKKLMDDDKEHFFINLSLDTAGHRAFVTDSKAAEVLVVDTRDGNVLAKVAAPESLAVLFNPARNEAYVTHRQAGKVSVIDAKNYKVVKTIDTPTYPNSLALSADGKTLYVSVKQKSTREQEATQPDDVIRIAL; this is translated from the coding sequence ATGCATTTTCGTCATCTGTTTTCGCCGCGTCTGCGGAGTTCTGTGCTGTTAGGTTCACTGCTCATCGCTTCTTCTTTTAACGTCCAGGCGGCAGAAGAGTTACTGCGTAAAGGCGTGGGTAAAGGAGCCTACGAAATGGCCTACAGCCAGCAGGAAAATGCGCTGTGGCTTGCCACCTCACAAAGCCGCAAGCTGGATAAAGGTGGGATTATCTACCGTTTGGATCCCGTTACGCTGGAAGTCACTCAAACCATCCATAACGATCTGAAGCCGTTTGGCGCAACCCTCAATACTGCAACCCAGACGCTGTGGATTGGCAATACTGTGAACAGCGCGGTGACGGCCATTGATGCGAAAACCAGTGAAGTGAAAGGGCGCGTCGTTCTTGACGCCCGTAAGCGTTCTGAAGACGTGCGCCCACTGCAGCCACGTCAACTGGTCGCCGATGAAGCCACGAATACGGTTTACATTACTGGTATCGGTAAAGAGAGCGTGATTTGGGTAATCGACGGCGAAAAAATTGCCCTGAAAAACACCATCCAGAACACCGGCAAGATGAGCACGGGTCTGGCGATCGACAGCAAAGCTAAGCGTCTGTATACCACCAATGCAGACGGCGAATTTATCACCATCGACACAACAACCAACAAAATCCTTAGCCGCAAAAAGCTGATGGATGACGATAAAGAGCACTTCTTTATCAACCTGAGCCTCGATACCGCCGGGCATCGCGCGTTTGTAACCGATTCAAAAGCTGCTGAAGTGCTGGTCGTTGACACCCGTGACGGCAACGTACTGGCAAAAGTCGCTGCGCCTGAATCACTGGCCGTGCTGTTTAACCCGGCGCGTAACGAAGCCTATGTGACGCATCGTCAGGCGGGCAAGGTCAGCGTGATTGACGCAAAAAACTACAAGGTGGTGAAAACGATTGATACCCCTACCTACCCGAACAGCCTGGCACTCTCTGCCGATGGCAAAACCCTTTACGTTAGCGTGAAGCAAAAATCCACGCGCGAACAGGAAGCCACGCAACCCGATGATGTGATTCGCATCGCGCTGTAA
- the pqqU gene encoding TonB-dependent receptor PqqU encodes MKIISAQQTVFPALLIPLIFSPSVFAENATEEPTLIVSASPLTVSELDTPAAVSVVNGEDIRLAAPRINLSESLNRVPGLQVQNRQNYAQDLQLSIRGFGSRSTYGVRGIRLYVDGIPATMPDGQGQTSNIDLSSVQNVEILRGPFSALYGNASGGVINVTTETGQQPPTIEASSYYGSFGTWRYGLKATGAIGDGTHAGDVDYTVSTTRFTTHGYRDHSGTQKNLANAKLGVRLDDASKLSLVFNSVDINADDPGGLTEAEWRANPQQSPRAEQYDTRKTINQTQAGLHYERQLSAQDEMSVMMYAGERETTQYQSIPMAPQLKPSHAGGVIALQRHFQGIDSRWTHQGELGVPVNFTTGFSYENMSENRKGYNNYRLTGGEPEYGQKGELRRNERNLMWNADPYLQTQWQLTDKLSLDAGVRYSSVWFDSNDRYVTPGNGDDSGDASYHKWLPAGSLKYAVTDAWNVYVAAGRGFETPTINELSYRADGQSGMNFDLKPSTNDTVELGSKTRVGDGLLTAALFQTNTDNELVVDSSSGGRTTYKNAGKTRRQGAELAWDQRFAGDWRVNASWTWLDATYRSNVCGDQNCNGNRMPGIARNMGFVSVGYVPQEGWYAGADARYMGDIMADDENTAKAPSWTVVGLNTGYKFNYNSLTVDVFGRVDNLLDKEYVGSVIVNESNGRYYEPAPGRNFGVGVNIAWRFE; translated from the coding sequence ATGAAGATTATTTCCGCCCAACAAACCGTTTTTCCCGCATTGCTCATTCCGCTTATCTTCTCTCCTTCAGTCTTTGCTGAAAACGCGACTGAAGAACCAACCCTGATCGTCAGCGCCTCGCCATTGACGGTATCCGAACTGGATACGCCCGCTGCGGTCAGCGTTGTCAACGGTGAGGATATACGTCTGGCTGCGCCGCGCATTAATTTGTCTGAATCACTCAACCGGGTGCCTGGTTTGCAGGTACAAAACCGCCAGAACTACGCGCAGGATCTCCAACTTTCCATTCGCGGCTTTGGTTCTCGTTCCACCTATGGCGTGCGTGGGATTCGTCTCTATGTTGACGGTATCCCGGCGACGATGCCGGACGGTCAGGGTCAGACATCCAATATCGATCTCAGTAGTGTGCAGAATGTTGAAATCCTTCGCGGCCCGTTCTCTGCCCTGTATGGGAATGCCTCTGGCGGTGTGATAAATGTCACGACCGAAACCGGACAACAGCCTCCCACCATTGAAGCGAGCAGCTACTACGGCAGTTTCGGAACCTGGCGCTACGGCCTTAAAGCCACTGGTGCGATAGGTGACGGCACGCACGCAGGCGATGTGGATTACACGGTTTCCACCACCCGCTTCACCACGCACGGCTATCGCGACCACAGCGGCACGCAGAAAAACCTGGCGAACGCGAAGCTGGGCGTTCGGCTGGACGATGCCAGCAAACTGAGCCTGGTTTTCAACAGCGTGGATATAAACGCCGACGACCCTGGCGGTTTGACCGAAGCCGAATGGCGCGCCAACCCGCAGCAGTCTCCGCGCGCCGAACAATACGACACCCGCAAAACCATCAATCAAACGCAGGCCGGCTTGCACTATGAGCGTCAACTTAGCGCGCAGGATGAAATGAGCGTGATGATGTATGCCGGTGAACGCGAGACAACCCAGTACCAATCGATTCCAATGGCGCCCCAGCTTAAACCGTCACATGCCGGCGGCGTGATCGCCCTGCAACGGCATTTTCAGGGCATCGACAGCCGCTGGACGCATCAAGGAGAACTCGGCGTTCCCGTGAACTTCACTACCGGTTTTAGCTATGAAAACATGAGCGAGAACCGCAAGGGTTATAACAACTACCGTCTGACAGGCGGCGAGCCAGAATATGGACAAAAAGGCGAACTGCGCCGCAATGAGCGCAACCTGATGTGGAATGCCGATCCCTACCTGCAAACCCAGTGGCAGCTTACAGATAAGCTCTCGCTCGATGCCGGGGTGCGCTACAGTTCGGTCTGGTTTGATTCCAACGATCGCTATGTGACCCCTGGTAACGGGGATGACAGCGGTGACGCCAGCTATCATAAATGGCTACCTGCGGGATCGCTCAAGTACGCCGTCACCGACGCCTGGAATGTGTACGTGGCCGCTGGACGAGGTTTTGAAACCCCGACGATCAACGAGCTTTCCTACCGCGCCGATGGGCAAAGCGGGATGAATTTCGATCTCAAACCCTCGACTAACGACACAGTAGAACTCGGTAGCAAAACCCGCGTTGGTGATGGCCTGCTGACGGCGGCGCTGTTCCAGACCAACACCGATAATGAACTGGTGGTTGATTCCAGCAGCGGTGGCCGCACAACCTATAAAAACGCCGGCAAAACCCGCCGCCAGGGTGCAGAGCTTGCCTGGGACCAGCGCTTCGCTGGAGACTGGCGGGTCAATGCCTCATGGACCTGGCTGGATGCCACCTATCGCAGTAATGTTTGTGGCGATCAGAACTGCAATGGCAACCGGATGCCAGGTATCGCCCGTAATATGGGATTTGTTTCCGTCGGCTATGTTCCACAAGAAGGCTGGTACGCCGGTGCAGACGCGCGCTATATGGGCGACATCATGGCAGATGATGAGAATACAGCAAAAGCACCGTCCTGGACCGTCGTCGGGTTGAATACCGGCTATAAGTTCAATTACAACAGCCTGACGGTGGATGTGTTCGGACGCGTCGACAATTTACTGGATAAAGAGTATGTCGGTTCGGTCATTGTGAATGAATCGAATGGTCGCTATTACGAACCCGCGCCAGGACGAAATTTCGGCGTTGGCGTCAATATCGCGTGGCGCTTTGAATAG
- a CDS encoding NADP-dependent oxidoreductase, producing the protein MGQQTDRNRRWVLASRPHGAPVPDNFRLEEDDVATPGEGQVLLRTVYLSLDPYMRGRMSDEPSYSPPVEIGGVMVGGTVSRVVASNHPDFQPGEWVVGYSGWQDYDISDGKGLIKLGENPEQPSWALGVLGMPGFTAYMGLLDIGQPKEGETLVVAAATGPVGATVGQIGKLKGCRVVGVAGGAEKCRHATEVLGFDVCLDHHADDFAEQLAKACPQGIDIYYENVGGKVFDAVLPLLNTSARIPLCGLVSGYNATQLPAGPDRLPLLMGTLLKKRIRLQGFIIGQDYGHRIHEFQREMERWVKEGKIHYREQMTDGLENAPAAFIGLLTGKNFGKVVIRVADDA; encoded by the coding sequence ATGGGTCAACAAACAGATCGCAATCGCCGTTGGGTTTTAGCCTCCCGTCCGCATGGCGCGCCGGTGCCGGATAATTTCCGTCTTGAAGAGGACGATGTCGCGACGCCTGGGGAAGGCCAGGTATTGTTGCGAACCGTTTATCTCTCGCTGGATCCCTATATGCGCGGACGTATGAGCGATGAACCCTCTTATTCGCCGCCGGTTGAGATCGGTGGGGTGATGGTCGGCGGTACCGTGAGCCGCGTCGTGGCGTCAAATCATCCTGACTTTCAGCCCGGCGAGTGGGTAGTGGGTTACAGCGGTTGGCAGGACTATGATATTTCCGATGGTAAAGGACTGATTAAACTTGGCGAAAACCCTGAGCAGCCCTCCTGGGCGCTAGGGGTATTAGGCATGCCAGGATTCACCGCTTACATGGGCTTGCTGGATATCGGACAGCCCAAAGAGGGCGAGACGCTGGTTGTCGCGGCGGCAACGGGGCCGGTTGGCGCAACGGTTGGCCAAATCGGTAAACTGAAAGGGTGTCGGGTAGTCGGGGTCGCCGGAGGCGCAGAAAAATGTCGCCACGCGACTGAAGTGCTGGGCTTCGACGTTTGTCTTGATCACCATGCCGATGATTTTGCCGAACAGTTAGCGAAAGCGTGTCCGCAGGGAATTGACATCTATTATGAAAACGTCGGCGGTAAAGTCTTCGATGCGGTTTTGCCACTGTTAAATACCTCGGCGCGGATCCCGCTGTGTGGCCTGGTTAGCGGCTATAACGCCACCCAGTTGCCCGCAGGCCCCGACCGGCTGCCGCTGTTGATGGGGACGTTGCTGAAAAAAAGGATCCGATTACAGGGTTTTATTATCGGCCAGGATTACGGGCATCGCATTCACGAATTCCAACGGGAAATGGAACGCTGGGTGAAAGAGGGGAAAATTCATTATCGTGAGCAGATGACCGACGGTCTGGAAAACGCCCCAGCCGCGTTTATTGGCCTGCTGACCGGGAAAAATTTCGGCAAGGTCGTGATTCGCGTTGCCGATGATGCATAA
- the mddA gene encoding L-methionine sulfoximine/L-methionine sulfone acetyltransferase produces MSIRFASKEDCDAIAEIYNHAVLHTAAIWNEQTVDTENRVAWYEARQLLGYPVLVSEENGVVTGYASFGDWRNFDGFRHTVEHSVYVHPDHQGKGLGRQLLSRLIDEARTCGKHVMVAGIESQNRASLHLHETLGFIITAQMPQVGTKFGRWLDLTFMQLQLDDRREPDAQG; encoded by the coding sequence ATGTCAATTCGATTTGCCAGCAAAGAGGACTGCGACGCCATCGCGGAGATCTATAACCATGCGGTGCTGCATACGGCAGCCATCTGGAACGAACAGACGGTTGATACCGAAAACCGCGTTGCATGGTACGAAGCGCGTCAATTGCTGGGATACCCAGTGCTGGTGAGTGAAGAAAATGGCGTGGTCACCGGTTACGCGTCGTTTGGCGACTGGCGCAACTTTGACGGTTTCCGCCATACGGTGGAGCATTCCGTTTATGTCCATCCGGACCATCAGGGAAAAGGCCTCGGTCGCCAGCTTTTAAGCCGCTTGATTGATGAAGCGCGCACCTGTGGAAAGCATGTAATGGTTGCCGGCATCGAATCACAAAACCGGGCCTCTTTACATCTGCACGAGACGCTGGGGTTTATTATCACCGCCCAAATGCCGCAGGTCGGCACGAAATTTGGCCGCTGGTTAGATCTGACCTTTATGCAACTCCAGCTTGACGATCGTCGCGAACCGGACGCACAGGGATGA
- a CDS encoding DMT family transporter, with the protein MNQSLTLAFLIAAGIGLVVQNTLMVKITQTSSTILIAMLLNSLVGIVLFVSILWFKQGMAGFGELVASVRWWTLIPGLLGSFFVFASISGYQNVGAATTIAVLVASQLIGGLVLDILRSHGVPLRALIGPVCGAVMLVVGAWLVARRSF; encoded by the coding sequence ATGAACCAGTCGCTCACCCTCGCCTTTTTGATTGCCGCAGGCATAGGCCTGGTGGTGCAAAACACACTGATGGTGAAGATCACCCAGACCTCGTCGACCATTCTTATTGCCATGCTGTTGAACTCGCTGGTCGGGATAGTTCTGTTTGTGAGCATATTGTGGTTTAAGCAGGGCATGGCGGGGTTTGGCGAACTGGTCGCCAGCGTTCGCTGGTGGACGTTAATTCCAGGGCTGCTGGGATCGTTTTTTGTTTTTGCCAGCATTAGCGGGTACCAGAATGTTGGCGCAGCCACCACCATTGCGGTGCTGGTTGCCAGCCAGCTCATTGGTGGGTTGGTGCTGGATATCTTACGCAGTCACGGTGTGCCGTTGCGGGCGCTAATTGGTCCGGTTTGTGGCGCGGTGATGCTAGTGGTAGGTGCCTGGCTGGTGGCAAGGCGATCGTTCTGA
- a CDS encoding YdcY family protein, which translates to MSHLDEVIARVDAALEESVIIHMNELLVALSEDAQLSREERFTQQQRLRTAIAHHGRQHKEDMEARREQLTKGGTII; encoded by the coding sequence ATGTCGCACCTGGATGAGGTTATCGCCCGCGTAGACGCTGCGTTAGAGGAGAGCGTTATTATCCATATGAACGAACTGCTGGTGGCGTTGAGTGAAGACGCGCAGTTAAGCCGTGAGGAGCGTTTTACGCAACAGCAGCGACTCAGAACGGCTATTGCACATCACGGTCGCCAGCATAAGGAAGATATGGAAGCACGACGCGAGCAGCTCACCAAAGGCGGCACGATTATTTGA
- a CDS encoding ABC transporter substrate-binding protein, with protein MSKGKTLLALTLSALFPGTAALAASNDTLIYCSEASPESFNPQIASSGPSFVASSQVLYNRLINFDPVKNTPVPSLATDWTISEDGKTYTFTLRQGVKFNSNKFFKPTRDFNADDVIFSVLRQKDANHPYHNVSQASYEYFNDVGFDKLIKEVKKVDDYHVQFVLNEPNAAFLADWGMDFASILSAEYADAMLKKGTPENVDNWPIGTGPYVLQQYKQDAQIRYLANPNYWDGAVPTKHLIFSITPNVQTRMAKLQTNECQIIPAPSPVQFDEIKKNKDLTLHAVEALNVGYLAFNTEKKPFDDVQVRQALNYATDKKAIVKAVFLDSAKVAKSPIPPNMMGYNSDLKDYDYDPQKAKELLKQAGQEKGFEVTLWSMPVQRPYNPNSRRIAEMIQSDWAKVGVKAKIVSYEWGEYLSGMRKGEHDAALFGWMSDNGDPDNFADVLLSCNGIKTGSNAARWCDKEYDSLVQKAKLVSKPEERVKLYQQAQEIYYQQAPWIALANGKTFYATRSNVSGYSVSLMGSDFSKAKLN; from the coding sequence ATGTCAAAAGGGAAAACATTGCTGGCACTGACGCTCAGTGCTTTATTTCCAGGCACTGCAGCGCTCGCGGCAAGTAATGACACGCTGATCTATTGCTCGGAAGCGTCTCCGGAATCCTTTAACCCACAAATCGCCAGCTCCGGCCCGTCGTTTGTGGCGAGTTCACAGGTGCTGTATAACCGCCTAATCAATTTCGACCCGGTTAAGAACACGCCGGTACCTTCGCTGGCCACCGACTGGACCATTTCTGAAGATGGCAAAACGTACACCTTTACCCTGCGTCAGGGCGTGAAGTTTAACAGCAACAAGTTCTTCAAACCCACGCGCGATTTTAACGCCGATGACGTTATTTTCTCGGTGTTGCGCCAGAAAGACGCGAATCATCCGTACCACAACGTTTCTCAGGCCAGCTACGAGTATTTCAATGACGTTGGCTTCGATAAGCTGATTAAAGAGGTGAAAAAGGTCGATGATTATCACGTCCAGTTTGTTCTGAACGAGCCAAACGCCGCTTTTCTGGCTGACTGGGGGATGGATTTTGCCTCTATCCTTTCTGCGGAATATGCCGACGCCATGCTCAAAAAGGGCACACCTGAGAACGTAGACAACTGGCCCATTGGTACCGGCCCGTATGTACTCCAACAGTACAAACAGGACGCTCAGATCCGCTATCTGGCTAACCCGAATTACTGGGATGGCGCTGTGCCGACGAAGCATCTGATTTTCTCCATCACGCCAAATGTCCAGACGCGAATGGCGAAACTGCAAACCAATGAATGCCAGATTATTCCCGCACCGTCGCCCGTGCAGTTTGACGAAATTAAAAAGAATAAAGATCTGACGCTACATGCCGTTGAAGCACTGAACGTCGGCTATCTGGCTTTTAATACCGAGAAAAAACCGTTCGACGATGTGCAGGTGCGTCAGGCGTTAAACTACGCCACGGATAAAAAAGCGATTGTGAAGGCCGTTTTTCTGGACTCTGCGAAAGTGGCGAAGTCCCCGATCCCGCCAAATATGATGGGTTATAACAGCGATCTGAAAGATTACGACTACGATCCGCAGAAAGCGAAAGAACTGCTGAAACAGGCCGGGCAGGAGAAAGGGTTTGAAGTCACTCTCTGGTCGATGCCGGTACAGCGACCGTATAACCCGAATTCGCGCCGTATCGCCGAGATGATTCAGAGCGACTGGGCGAAAGTCGGCGTGAAGGCGAAGATCGTTTCTTACGAGTGGGGCGAATACCTTTCTGGAATGCGTAAGGGTGAGCATGACGCTGCGCTGTTTGGCTGGATGTCAGATAATGGCGATCCGGATAACTTTGCCGATGTGCTGCTCAGTTGCAACGGTATTAAAACCGGATCGAATGCCGCGCGCTGGTGCGATAAAGAGTATGATTCTCTGGTCCAGAAGGCAAAGCTGGTCAGCAAACCGGAAGAGCGCGTTAAGCTCTACCAGCAGGCGCAGGAGATTTATTATCAGCAAGCGCCCTGGATCGCGCTGGCAAACGGCAAAACGTTCTATGCCACGCGCAGTAACGTGAGCGGATACAGCGTAAGCCTGATGGGCAGTGATTTTTCAAAAGCAAAACTGAATTAA
- a CDS encoding SrfA family protein: MAKTLLRSGNLDDYQAVGGGGQAVFDSALQIRETLRLRKQQAMVDCLAIPQVNDTGERVDWYAPVEGEAIAWKAADEETRLRALRYLSGTLESTAALSRKSLQSGKTSVQLFGSLLEKAVQFPGENHVFLVDGKPVITFWGFINLNENIREDVLECLHIQEEIEPEIVSLPEPEPEEEASVEITFSHADEPLLSVPPAPVTLPEPTIPQAPVQGVAEEQVTLPKANTRRRLPLWSLPVAAVIVAAIAAPLLWKAQQPMVATAETEVEPVPTITPDFKPLPVLAVALPLHQAEVSQTVKKAPPVTATEPVIIAAIPKDALVMDATQMKSGTTRFLNGNWRIMMEVKDPATGKAPSLRYQIQNNKGTARVVHGNNIVCRAEIFSGLHRTGELMIKSRGNARCADGSRYPMPEITCKAGVNDVAACTARFDAQAEIPLTLKKIGA, encoded by the coding sequence GTGGCAAAAACACTCTTGCGTAGCGGCAATCTGGATGACTATCAGGCCGTGGGCGGCGGCGGTCAGGCCGTTTTTGATTCAGCATTACAAATTCGTGAAACGCTTCGTCTGCGTAAGCAGCAGGCGATGGTGGATTGTCTGGCAATTCCACAGGTCAATGACACCGGCGAGCGAGTTGACTGGTATGCGCCTGTTGAAGGTGAAGCGATCGCCTGGAAAGCGGCTGATGAAGAAACGCGTTTACGCGCCCTTCGCTATCTCTCCGGCACGCTGGAAAGCACGGCGGCACTAAGCCGTAAAAGTCTGCAATCGGGAAAAACCTCTGTCCAACTTTTTGGATCGCTACTGGAAAAAGCAGTGCAATTTCCCGGGGAAAATCATGTATTCCTCGTGGATGGCAAGCCGGTTATTACCTTCTGGGGCTTTATTAATCTGAATGAAAACATCCGTGAAGATGTGCTTGAATGCCTGCACATTCAGGAAGAGATTGAGCCAGAGATAGTGTCTCTACCAGAGCCTGAGCCTGAAGAAGAAGCGTCGGTTGAAATCACCTTTTCCCATGCGGATGAACCCCTGCTGAGCGTGCCACCTGCTCCCGTTACTCTCCCCGAACCCACTATTCCGCAGGCTCCCGTTCAGGGGGTTGCTGAAGAACAGGTGACGTTGCCGAAAGCCAACACGCGACGCCGCCTGCCGCTGTGGAGTTTGCCGGTCGCCGCTGTGATCGTCGCCGCCATTGCCGCCCCGCTTTTGTGGAAAGCACAGCAGCCGATGGTTGCCACTGCCGAAACGGAAGTTGAACCGGTACCCACAATAACACCAGATTTCAAACCTCTGCCTGTACTGGCCGTCGCTCTGCCATTACATCAGGCAGAAGTGTCTCAGACAGTCAAAAAAGCGCCCCCTGTCACCGCCACAGAACCCGTCATCATTGCCGCTATTCCTAAAGATGCCCTGGTCATGGATGCCACGCAGATGAAGAGCGGGACGACGCGTTTCCTCAACGGTAACTGGCGCATCATGATGGAAGTGAAAGATCCTGCGACCGGGAAGGCCCCTTCGCTGCGTTATCAGATCCAGAATAACAAAGGGACTGCCCGGGTGGTGCATGGCAATAATATTGTTTGCCGCGCCGAGATTTTCTCAGGGCTGCACCGGACCGGCGAACTGATGATTAAAAGTCGCGGTAATGCCCGCTGTGCGGATGGTTCACGCTACCCCATGCCAGAAATCACCTGTAAAGCTGGGGTAAATGACGTCGCCGCCTGTACCGCTCGCTTCGATGCGCAGGCGGAAATTCCATTGACGCTCAAGAAAATAGGTGCCTGA